In Bacteroidota bacterium, the DNA window GTTGGCGTGTGCGCCAGTTGGCGCGAGTGCACGACGTGGCGGAATTTTCTCGATCGAGTAGCGGAGGCGGGCGATGGGTGATCTAAATCAGAAGCTCGCCGACCTGCACGATCCTGACTTTACGAGCGGTCTTCCGCCTGCGGTCTATGTGGACTTTCTGCAAGAGACCGGTTGCGAAGGCCCCGCGTGGGAATGGGCCGTCAAAGCCGCCGCCGAGATCGACCGCCTCACCGCCCGTGTGGCGGAGCTGGAGGCAGAGCGGGATAGGCTGCGGGAGGATCTTCGCAACATGACTGCGCAGGTCGAGCGGCTGCGCGAGTTCCACGACGATCACCGCAACAAGCCCTGCGGAGACTATGATGCCGAGTGCCCCATCGGCATGGGTGAGTGGTTCGACCAGGAGGAGCGGGACCAGATCGCCCGCGCCCACGCCGCGCTCGGGGAGGAGGGGTGATAGGCCGAAATCACTACCATTTAGGCTTTCCGCATCCCGCAGAAAAAGCGGAAGCGAAACGGCTTGAGGACGAGCGGCGCAT includes these proteins:
- a CDS encoding bZIP transcription factor produces the protein MGDLNQKLADLHDPDFTSGLPPAVYVDFLQETGCEGPAWEWAVKAAAEIDRLTARVAELEAERDRLREDLRNMTAQVERLREFHDDHRNKPCGDYDAECPIGMGEWFDQEERDQIARAHAALGEEG